A window of the Isosphaera pallida ATCC 43644 genome harbors these coding sequences:
- a CDS encoding DUF1559 domain-containing protein, translating to MNSSRISLSRVRSGFTLIELLVVIAIIAVLIALLLPAVQSAREAARRTQCVNNLKQIGLALHNYHSTHETFPPGSSRAFRDLQGNIYNWNNWSAHAMLLPYLEQVPAAASINFHFPPVSSPGLGQLANATAYNTIITTFLCPSDGRAGIQMINNYAASVGPAIGYQIQTNSSGLFVMTRSFNIPSITDGTSNTVAFAERLVGSPGLPDRTRGNGIVNVGGGDLWEAVNVSTFPMARIQATLTQCSTMYQQSSPTTPSGFQSNGQRWGWGTTGMTLFCTVVPPNSTEHPWNSCRRDCPGCGMDNSHIINSTSNHPGGCNVLMGDGSVRFIKQTINMITWWALGTRDGGEVVSADAL from the coding sequence ATGAATTCTTCGAGGATTTCGCTTAGTCGAGTTCGATCGGGTTTTACTCTGATCGAACTCTTGGTGGTGATTGCTATCATCGCGGTGTTGATCGCGTTGTTGTTGCCGGCGGTTCAGTCAGCGCGCGAGGCGGCCCGGCGTACCCAGTGCGTCAACAACCTCAAGCAGATCGGCCTGGCGCTGCACAACTATCACTCGACGCACGAGACGTTTCCGCCGGGTTCGTCGCGGGCCTTCCGGGACTTGCAGGGGAACATCTACAACTGGAACAACTGGAGCGCCCACGCGATGCTGCTGCCGTACCTGGAACAAGTTCCGGCGGCGGCGTCGATCAATTTCCACTTCCCGCCGGTTTCGAGTCCGGGTTTGGGCCAACTGGCCAACGCCACGGCCTATAATACAATCATCACCACCTTCCTGTGTCCGTCGGACGGTCGGGCGGGGATTCAGATGATCAACAACTACGCGGCCAGCGTGGGTCCGGCGATTGGTTATCAGATCCAAACCAACAGTTCGGGTCTATTCGTCATGACCCGCTCGTTCAACATTCCATCGATCACCGACGGCACGAGCAACACGGTGGCGTTCGCGGAGCGGTTGGTTGGCTCGCCGGGTCTGCCGGATCGCACCCGAGGCAATGGGATTGTCAATGTCGGTGGCGGCGACTTGTGGGAAGCGGTCAACGTTTCAACCTTCCCGATGGCTCGGATTCAGGCGACGTTGACCCAGTGCAGCACGATGTATCAACAAAGCTCGCCGACGACCCCTTCGGGCTTTCAGTCCAACGGTCAGCGTTGGGGCTGGGGGACGACCGGCATGACCCTGTTCTGCACTGTGGTGCCGCCCAACTCGACCGAGCATCCTTGGAACTCCTGCCGCCGCGACTGTCCCGGCTGCGGCATGGATAACTCGCACATCATCAACTCCACCAGCAACCACCCCGGCGGTTGCAACGTGCTGATGGGCGATGGCTCGGTGCGGTTTATCAAACAGACTATTAACATGATCACCTGGTGGGCGCTGGGAACCCGCGACGGTGGCGAGGTCGTCAGCGCCGACGCGCTGTGA
- a CDS encoding ATP-binding cassette domain-containing protein, translating into MIELRNITHWYDDPARPALRNVSLRVAAGELVALVGGSGSGKTTLLKTINRLVEPRQGEVRINGRDNRSMPAHLLRRTIGHVVQTSGLFPHWTVFDNVAAVPRLLGWSADRVRQRVNELMTMIRLPAQDYAQRFPDSLSGGQRQRVGFARALAGSPSILLMDEPFGALDPEIRDELRAEFLQVHRSLGLTTVLVTHDLVEALELADRIAVLDQGELIRLATPRELVSRPSHPAVERMLNGPVRHARLLAGWADPSAQGAIPIPSNLPGDLDGESTQVILKSDAVSSCVAFSTDEAK; encoded by the coding sequence ATGATCGAACTTCGGAACATCACCCACTGGTATGACGATCCCGCTCGACCAGCATTGCGGAACGTATCGCTAAGGGTCGCGGCGGGGGAACTGGTCGCCTTGGTGGGCGGGTCGGGGTCGGGTAAAACCACTCTGCTCAAAACGATCAACCGCCTGGTCGAGCCCCGCCAGGGCGAAGTCCGGATCAATGGCCGAGACAACCGATCGATGCCCGCCCACCTGCTTCGGCGAACCATTGGCCATGTGGTGCAAACCTCCGGACTGTTTCCCCACTGGACCGTCTTCGACAATGTCGCGGCTGTTCCGCGATTGCTGGGTTGGTCTGCTGATCGGGTGCGTCAACGGGTCAATGAGCTAATGACCATGATCCGCCTGCCCGCCCAGGACTACGCCCAACGGTTCCCCGATTCGCTCTCCGGCGGCCAACGCCAACGGGTCGGCTTCGCCCGTGCCCTAGCCGGTTCGCCCTCGATTCTGCTCATGGACGAACCCTTCGGCGCGTTAGACCCGGAAATCCGCGACGAGTTGCGGGCCGAGTTCCTTCAAGTCCATCGTTCCCTCGGACTCACCACCGTGTTGGTGACCCACGACCTCGTGGAGGCGCTGGAATTGGCCGACCGGATCGCGGTGCTGGATCAAGGCGAACTCATTCGTCTAGCCACTCCGCGCGAACTGGTGTCCCGGCCCAGTCACCCAGCCGTCGAGCGGATGCTCAACGGGCCGGTGCGTCACGCCCGCTTGTTGGCGGGGTGGGCCGATCCGTCGGCCCAAGGTGCCATCCCTATCCCCTCGAACCTTCCCGGCGACCTCGACGGGGAATCAACCCAGGTGATCCTCAAGTCGGACGCCGTTTCATCCTGTGTTGCGTTTTCTACCGATGAAGCCAAGTGA
- a CDS encoding HEAT repeat domain-containing protein, which produces MNPCVSGVALLSLLMGGVDPSWWPNAAAAWRTLMVVIAAEPPEFRFDPLASYLQAGPEERIRIVERLSEPTREPSHAIELGTLLTAWEEADPVLADAAARSVGRLGATVALGLAEALRAERLERRRTAAAALATLGLDAAPAQEALLDLMAREPDPVARRRALVALGQLGTLDAQRRGAIRPALEALLHHADQEPDSPLIPLALTILGGWGEDAAALTGSVKTLLDRNRPAPLRLAAVETLGRIGPPAREAIPELVALLRESDLALRTAALVSLRRIGPEAIGPLTVALGGDPLWARMAALGLTSFGSQARSASDALHRMLNAKEADLRRAAARALQSIHGS; this is translated from the coding sequence ATGAATCCATGCGTTTCCGGCGTCGCGTTGCTGAGCCTGTTGATGGGCGGAGTTGATCCATCGTGGTGGCCGAACGCCGCAGCGGCATGGCGGACGTTGATGGTCGTGATCGCCGCCGAGCCACCGGAGTTTCGGTTCGACCCCCTGGCCTCCTATCTTCAGGCCGGTCCCGAGGAACGGATTCGGATTGTCGAGCGGCTGAGCGAGCCAACCCGGGAGCCGTCCCACGCGATCGAGTTGGGCACGTTGCTGACTGCCTGGGAGGAGGCCGATCCAGTTTTGGCCGACGCCGCGGCGCGTTCGGTTGGACGCCTGGGCGCAACGGTCGCGCTGGGGCTGGCCGAGGCGTTGCGGGCCGAACGGTTGGAGCGACGGCGGACCGCCGCCGCGGCGTTGGCAACCCTCGGGTTGGATGCGGCTCCTGCTCAGGAAGCTTTGCTTGACCTAATGGCCCGCGAACCCGATCCGGTCGCGCGCCGTCGCGCCTTGGTGGCCTTGGGGCAACTCGGCACGCTTGACGCCCAACGCCGCGGCGCGATTCGCCCAGCGCTCGAAGCGTTGCTTCACCATGCCGATCAAGAACCGGACTCGCCCCTGATTCCGCTGGCGTTGACGATTCTCGGTGGCTGGGGCGAAGATGCCGCCGCGCTGACCGGTTCGGTGAAAACGCTGCTGGATCGCAACCGGCCTGCCCCACTGCGTTTGGCGGCGGTGGAAACCCTAGGTCGGATTGGTCCGCCAGCGCGAGAGGCGATCCCCGAGTTGGTCGCGTTGCTGCGCGAGTCGGACCTTGCATTGAGAACGGCGGCGCTAGTGTCATTGCGTCGGATCGGTCCCGAGGCGATCGGCCCACTGACAGTGGCCCTGGGAGGTGATCCTCTCTGGGCGCGGATGGCAGCGCTGGGCTTGACCTCGTTCGGTTCGCAGGCCCGCTCCGCCTCCGACGCGCTTCATCGAATGCTCAACGCCAAGGAGGCGGATCTCCGACGCGCCGCGGCCCGCGCTCTTCAAAGTATCCACGGTTCGTGA
- a CDS encoding M48 family metallopeptidase, whose protein sequence is MATDFFARQERARQQSRILFVGMALAVLTITFLVYLVAAFMFSESGSDGTPAPFQDSSLNGGDWLWNPSLFVTTTVLTLGIIGLSSLIKIAMLGSGGESVALALGGRPIPPGSRVPDERRLLNVVEEMALASGVPVPKVFILEEEPGINAFAAGYSPDDAAVAVTRGLLDVLDRDELQGVIAHEFSHILNGDMRINIRLIGVVAGILLLAQIGEILIRTGFYSSAGSRRDGKNSNSAAGLALFGLALVIIGSVGVLFGNLIKAAISRQREFLADASAVQFTRNPHGIAGALKKIGAISQGSIIVAPNASEASHMFFSDGIARIFSLFATHPPLEDRIRAIDPTWDGQFPKTITRRRITEPDPPSRRGARTGPLPLPIPMPSPGGRRPGGRSIPGATLGLAAEEDTATPPPVPRFNRNRFMDTVGRLPSNFAELGEILRSAFSDALLEAASDPFSARAVIYALMMSNDPEVRARQEELIAKRAETGLLVELQRIEAEIRQMPRALWLPLVELTHPALMSMTRRQYEPFRQTIRELTEADNAVSLFEYLINRLIIRGLDRHFGLDRGSRQPRPDSSEIREAAVLLLASLANAGASSPQQARQAFQDGLKRLGITTPIDLPPRDQTGLDQIHAALKVLERIPPELKPTLLEACVAAINSDQRVTIDEAELLRAVAAVLDCPAPPLWADHEAV, encoded by the coding sequence ATGGCCACCGATTTCTTTGCGCGTCAAGAGCGCGCGCGCCAACAGTCCCGAATCTTGTTCGTCGGCATGGCCCTGGCGGTCCTGACGATCACGTTTCTAGTTTACCTGGTGGCGGCGTTCATGTTCTCGGAGAGCGGGTCCGACGGGACTCCTGCGCCGTTCCAGGACTCCTCGTTGAATGGGGGCGATTGGCTTTGGAATCCTAGTCTTTTCGTCACCACCACCGTTTTGACGCTGGGGATCATCGGGCTAAGCAGCTTGATCAAGATCGCTATGTTGGGTTCGGGTGGCGAGTCAGTGGCCTTGGCCCTGGGCGGACGCCCCATTCCTCCCGGTAGCCGTGTTCCGGACGAACGGCGGTTGCTCAACGTGGTCGAGGAAATGGCGCTGGCTTCGGGCGTACCAGTTCCCAAGGTGTTCATCCTCGAAGAGGAGCCGGGAATCAACGCCTTCGCCGCCGGTTACTCGCCCGACGACGCGGCAGTAGCCGTCACCCGCGGCCTGCTCGACGTGCTGGACCGCGACGAGCTTCAAGGGGTCATCGCCCACGAATTCAGCCACATCCTCAACGGCGACATGCGGATCAACATCCGGCTCATCGGCGTGGTTGCCGGCATCCTTTTGCTGGCTCAGATCGGTGAAATCCTGATACGCACCGGGTTTTATTCCTCGGCCGGCTCGCGGCGCGACGGGAAAAATTCCAATTCCGCGGCTGGTCTCGCGTTGTTCGGGTTAGCCTTGGTAATCATCGGGTCGGTAGGCGTGCTGTTCGGCAATCTCATCAAAGCGGCGATCTCGCGGCAACGGGAGTTCCTGGCCGACGCCTCGGCAGTCCAGTTTACCCGCAACCCTCACGGAATCGCCGGGGCGCTCAAAAAGATCGGCGCGATCAGTCAAGGGTCGATCATCGTGGCCCCCAACGCATCCGAAGCCAGTCACATGTTTTTCAGTGACGGTATCGCGCGGATCTTTTCCCTCTTCGCCACCCATCCCCCTCTCGAGGACCGCATCCGCGCGATCGATCCCACCTGGGACGGCCAGTTCCCCAAAACGATCACCCGACGGCGGATCACCGAACCCGATCCGCCCAGCCGTCGCGGCGCGCGGACCGGCCCGCTGCCGTTGCCCATTCCAATGCCGTCGCCCGGTGGTCGCAGACCCGGCGGCCGGTCGATCCCCGGCGCGACGCTGGGCCTGGCCGCCGAAGAGGACACGGCCACCCCACCGCCGGTCCCCCGGTTCAATCGCAACCGCTTCATGGATACGGTCGGACGCCTCCCCTCTAACTTCGCCGAACTCGGCGAAATCCTTCGATCGGCCTTCTCCGACGCCCTGCTTGAAGCCGCGTCCGATCCGTTCTCGGCCCGTGCGGTGATCTACGCCCTGATGATGAGCAACGATCCCGAAGTCCGCGCACGCCAAGAAGAACTCATCGCCAAACGCGCAGAAACCGGCCTCTTGGTGGAGTTGCAGCGGATCGAAGCCGAAATCCGTCAAATGCCCCGCGCCCTTTGGTTGCCCCTGGTCGAATTGACTCATCCTGCCCTCATGTCGATGACCCGACGCCAGTATGAGCCGTTCCGCCAGACCATCCGCGAACTCACTGAGGCCGACAACGCGGTGAGCCTGTTTGAATATCTCATCAATCGTCTGATCATTCGGGGCTTGGATCGGCACTTCGGTCTGGATCGCGGTTCGCGTCAACCGAGACCTGACAGCAGTGAGATTCGGGAGGCGGCCGTGTTGCTGCTGGCCTCGCTCGCCAACGCCGGGGCATCGTCGCCTCAGCAGGCTCGACAGGCGTTTCAGGACGGTCTCAAACGGTTGGGCATCACTACCCCGATTGACCTGCCGCCCCGCGACCAGACCGGGCTGGATCAGATCCACGCCGCTCTGAAGGTGTTGGAGCGAATCCCTCCCGAACTCAAGCCAACTCTATTGGAAGCCTGCGTGGCCGCGATCAATTCGGATCAGCGGGTCACCATCGACGAGGCCGAGTTGCTCCGGGCGGTCGCCGCCGTGCTGGATTGCCCCGCGCCACCACTTTGGGCCGATCACGAGGCGGTTTGA
- a CDS encoding NAD-dependent epimerase/dehydratase family protein — protein sequence MMVMVAHEPNHPTRLGTRPPGPVPTASDRFIRPAPPFSLVTGATGLLGSHLAERLLMGGGRVRALVRPSSDTSQLSAWGVEIVEGDLTNPYDCRRAVEGVDVVFHAGAKVGDWGPWREFESGVIQATANLAEAAAEARVGRFLHIGTTSAYGHPPAPRDGRPLDERAALYRRVWMLDHYTRAKFQAERIVWTVACDRGLPVTVLRPSWLYGERDRITFPRLIDRVASGRMRLVGRGDNILSAIYAGNVADAAILAATHSAARGEVFNVTDQGLITQAEFFNLMARHLGAPEVRKRHNYHAVFAVAVVLEGSARLLGLRRPPLITRYAAWLLGRRLVYSSEKIKTLLRWNPPYDHETAMRRTIAWFQSHRQAKGGAVAASAPVA from the coding sequence ATGATGGTTATGGTCGCACACGAACCGAATCACCCAACTCGTCTTGGCACGCGCCCGCCGGGCCCTGTCCCAACCGCCTCGGACCGGTTCATCCGTCCTGCGCCTCCCTTCAGTCTGGTGACTGGGGCGACCGGATTACTCGGCAGCCATTTGGCCGAACGCTTGCTTATGGGCGGCGGGCGGGTGCGTGCCCTGGTCCGTCCCAGCTCGGACACGAGTCAACTATCGGCATGGGGAGTCGAGATCGTTGAAGGCGATCTAACCAATCCTTACGATTGTCGGCGGGCTGTGGAGGGGGTTGACGTAGTGTTCCACGCTGGGGCCAAAGTGGGTGATTGGGGACCCTGGCGCGAGTTCGAATCGGGAGTGATTCAGGCCACCGCCAATCTCGCTGAAGCGGCCGCCGAGGCGCGGGTCGGCCGGTTCCTCCATATCGGCACCACCAGCGCCTATGGCCATCCCCCCGCTCCGCGCGATGGCCGTCCGTTGGACGAACGAGCTGCGTTGTATCGCCGGGTCTGGATGTTGGACCACTACACCCGGGCCAAGTTTCAAGCCGAGCGGATCGTCTGGACCGTCGCCTGCGACCGCGGCTTGCCGGTCACAGTGCTTCGCCCCAGTTGGCTTTACGGCGAACGTGACCGAATCACCTTCCCTAGGCTCATCGACCGGGTCGCTTCGGGACGGATGCGGTTGGTGGGTCGGGGCGACAACATCCTCAGCGCTATCTACGCGGGCAACGTGGCCGACGCCGCGATCCTGGCCGCGACCCACTCCGCGGCCCGCGGCGAGGTGTTCAACGTCACTGATCAAGGGTTGATCACTCAGGCCGAGTTTTTCAACCTTATGGCTCGTCACCTCGGCGCGCCGGAGGTTCGCAAGCGGCACAACTACCATGCAGTCTTCGCCGTGGCGGTCGTTCTGGAAGGCAGTGCGCGGCTGCTTGGCTTGCGCCGACCGCCCTTGATCACCCGTTACGCCGCCTGGTTGCTGGGACGCCGATTAGTCTATTCCTCCGAGAAGATCAAAACCCTATTGCGCTGGAATCCTCCTTACGACCATGAGACGGCGATGCGGCGGACCATCGCATGGTTTCAGTCGCATCGGCAAGCCAAAGGGGGGGCCGTCGCCGCGTCCGCCCCGGTGGCGTGA
- a CDS encoding YjhG/YagF family D-xylonate dehydratase, translating into MFRDSDLFRHLSGETDDGQTEVATHAAGPEGMLPLTETMLREWSSGDLFGLSQNAGMGWNPSETANDAYLILSTQGGLREPDGSPLALGFHTGHWEIVLQARAAAERFRELGAVPFAVAVSDPCDGRTQGTTGMFDSLPYRNDAAVVLRRLARSLPRRKGLLGVATCDKGLPAMMLALAGLKHLPGVIVPGGVTLPPTQGEDAGKIQTIGARFTHGELTLLEAADLGCRACATPGGGCQFLGTAATAQVVAEAFGLALPHTALCPSGSSLWLELARRSARAVVEHARAGRTTGDLITPASLRNVMTVHAAFGGSTNLLIHVPAIAFAAGVPRPSVEDWRAVNLATPRLVSVLPNGPRHHPTVRVFLAGGVPEVMVHLRELGLLDESVLTATGEPLGRLLDWWPTSQRRKRLRDRLFESDGIDPDEVILPPARARAEGLTPTVAFPTGNLAPEGSVIKSTAIDPSVVDADEVYRKTGPARVFVRERDAVAAIKRGDIRAGDVIVLMGRGPMGTGMEEIYQITSALKHLSFGKHVAVLTDARFSGVSTGACVGHIGPEALAGGPLGKVREGDWIRVEIDRRRLVGRLDLIGSAETGAVDSEIGSRLLEQRCPHPDLSPDPDLPDDTRLWAALQAVSGGAWGGCVYDVEAILNQLGGPLPIPVAAHRGQPASISTAG; encoded by the coding sequence ATGTTCCGCGACTCCGACTTGTTCCGACATCTCAGTGGTGAAACCGACGACGGCCAGACCGAGGTGGCGACCCACGCCGCTGGTCCTGAGGGGATGCTGCCTCTGACGGAGACGATGTTGCGTGAATGGTCTAGCGGCGACCTGTTCGGGCTGTCCCAAAACGCCGGCATGGGTTGGAATCCCTCCGAGACGGCCAACGACGCTTATTTGATCCTCTCGACCCAGGGAGGACTGCGGGAGCCGGACGGCTCGCCGCTGGCCCTGGGGTTTCACACTGGCCACTGGGAAATCGTGCTTCAAGCGCGGGCCGCGGCCGAGCGGTTCCGTGAGTTGGGGGCGGTCCCGTTCGCCGTGGCAGTCTCCGACCCCTGCGACGGTCGCACCCAGGGCACGACCGGCATGTTCGACAGCCTCCCCTACCGCAACGACGCGGCGGTGGTGTTGAGGCGTCTGGCCCGCTCGCTGCCCCGACGCAAAGGACTGCTGGGTGTGGCGACCTGCGACAAGGGTCTGCCCGCGATGATGCTGGCTCTGGCCGGTTTGAAGCATCTACCCGGCGTCATCGTGCCCGGAGGCGTCACCCTGCCTCCCACCCAGGGCGAGGATGCCGGCAAAATCCAGACGATCGGCGCGCGGTTCACCCACGGCGAATTGACCCTGTTGGAAGCGGCTGATCTGGGTTGCCGCGCCTGCGCGACCCCTGGCGGCGGCTGTCAGTTCTTGGGCACCGCGGCCACCGCCCAGGTGGTGGCCGAAGCGTTCGGCTTGGCCCTGCCCCACACGGCGCTTTGCCCTTCCGGTTCGTCGCTGTGGCTGGAACTGGCACGGCGTTCGGCCCGCGCAGTGGTCGAACACGCCCGCGCTGGCCGGACCACCGGCGACCTCATCACTCCCGCCTCACTCCGCAATGTGATGACAGTCCACGCGGCGTTCGGCGGGTCAACAAACCTGCTCATTCATGTTCCGGCGATCGCCTTCGCCGCCGGGGTGCCCCGCCCCAGCGTGGAGGATTGGCGGGCGGTCAACCTCGCCACCCCTCGCTTGGTCAGCGTGCTGCCCAACGGACCTCGCCACCACCCCACCGTGCGGGTCTTCCTTGCCGGCGGCGTGCCCGAAGTGATGGTTCACCTGCGTGAGTTGGGACTGCTCGACGAGTCGGTGCTGACCGCCACCGGCGAACCGCTGGGACGCCTGCTCGACTGGTGGCCGACTTCCCAGCGCCGCAAACGGTTGCGCGATCGCCTCTTCGAATCCGACGGGATCGACCCCGACGAGGTGATTCTCCCGCCAGCGCGAGCCCGAGCCGAAGGATTGACCCCTACGGTCGCTTTCCCCACCGGCAACCTCGCGCCGGAGGGTTCGGTCATCAAAAGCACCGCGATCGATCCCAGCGTGGTCGATGCCGACGAGGTCTACCGCAAGACCGGCCCGGCCCGGGTCTTCGTCCGCGAACGCGACGCGGTCGCCGCCATTAAACGGGGCGACATCCGCGCTGGTGACGTGATCGTGCTGATGGGGCGGGGACCAATGGGCACCGGCATGGAGGAGATCTATCAGATCACCTCGGCGCTCAAACATCTCTCGTTCGGCAAACACGTGGCGGTGCTGACCGACGCGCGGTTTTCTGGAGTCTCGACCGGGGCGTGTGTGGGCCACATTGGTCCCGAGGCGCTGGCGGGCGGGCCTTTGGGCAAGGTGCGGGAAGGGGATTGGATCCGCGTCGAGATCGACCGCCGCCGCCTGGTGGGACGTTTGGACCTAATCGGCTCGGCTGAGACTGGGGCAGTGGACTCCGAGATCGGATCGCGGTTGTTGGAACAGCGTTGCCCCCACCCCGACCTGTCGCCCGACCCCGACCTGCCCGACGACACCCGGCTCTGGGCGGCGCTTCAGGCGGTCAGCGGCGGAGCCTGGGGAGGATGTGTCTACGACGTGGAGGCCATCCTGAATCAGTTGGGCGGCCCCCTGCCCATTCCCGTCGCCGCCCATCGAGGTCAGCCCGCTTCCATCTCCACCGCTGGGTAA
- a CDS encoding LemA family protein, giving the protein MSGVSIALVVVLVLLILVVLFVVGIYNKLVALRNQYRNAFSQIDVQLKRRYDLIPNLVETVKGYMAHERETLEAVIAARNSAVTAVGQAAASPGDPAAMKTLMAAEGQLTGVLGRLFALSEAYPDLKANQNMLSLQEELTSTENKISFARQAYNDAVMVYNTQREIFPNVVVANFLNFTPAQLFEIESKAEREAPKVAF; this is encoded by the coding sequence ATGAGTGGAGTGTCGATCGCGCTGGTTGTCGTACTGGTGCTTTTGATCCTGGTGGTGCTGTTCGTGGTCGGGATTTACAACAAACTCGTAGCGCTGCGCAATCAATACCGCAACGCATTCAGCCAGATCGACGTGCAACTCAAACGGCGTTATGATCTGATCCCCAACCTGGTCGAGACCGTCAAGGGTTACATGGCACACGAACGGGAGACGCTGGAGGCCGTGATCGCGGCCCGCAATTCGGCAGTGACGGCGGTGGGTCAGGCGGCGGCCTCGCCGGGCGACCCGGCAGCGATGAAGACCCTGATGGCCGCCGAAGGCCAACTCACCGGCGTCCTCGGACGATTGTTTGCCCTCTCGGAAGCCTACCCCGACCTCAAAGCCAATCAGAACATGCTGAGCCTTCAGGAGGAACTTACCTCGACCGAAAATAAAATCTCCTTCGCCCGCCAGGCTTACAACGACGCGGTGATGGTGTACAACACCCAACGCGAGATCTTCCCCAACGTGGTGGTGGCCAACTTCCTCAACTTCACTCCGGCTCAACTCTTCGAGATTGAATCCAAGGCGGAACGCGAAGCCCCCAAGGTCGCCTTCTGA
- a CDS encoding glycine betaine ABC transporter substrate-binding protein produces the protein MPTPWWEFLEQVGLALGRSAPNAADHLRLSLAALTLGGGLALPLAVASLNRPRLRAGLLGLASLVQTIPSLALLALAVPILAGLGVLIGRDLPTLGFLPALGALTLYGLLPVLRNTVTGLGGVDPQIVESARGLGMTDAAILRAVQLPLAAPVILAGARTATVQVVGAATLATPVGQRCLGDLIFRGLQLRDPALVVAGCLAAAALALILDAVLGGIERAAASRRPSSTRLALIALATLTLLGLAAPDLLRAAQATSAEPDPAADRPVLTIGAKNFTEQYILARVIEDTLEQAGTRVERAEGLGSTVLFDGLASGAIDVAVDYSGTLWVNILKRDDRPGRREVIDILARELPTRYGVTVIGPLGFENAYALAMRRQQAQRLGVASIADLTRHAPDLIFGSDYEFLGRPEWQAVRDHYHLRFKDRRTFEPTFLYDAARRGEADVISAFTTDGRIDAFDLVTLEDPRQAIPPYDALLLVSRRVANRPEWVEALRRLVNTIPVEAMRRANAQVDRAGSQTAQAIASAARDLRPHATPPPPASSNPPPGPGVSH, from the coding sequence ATGCCAACACCGTGGTGGGAGTTCCTGGAACAGGTGGGGCTGGCCCTGGGCCGCTCCGCCCCCAACGCGGCCGACCATCTCCGCTTGAGCTTGGCGGCTCTCACCTTGGGCGGCGGCCTGGCTTTGCCGCTGGCGGTCGCGTCCCTGAACCGCCCGCGGTTGCGGGCTGGGCTGCTTGGCCTGGCCTCGTTGGTTCAGACGATTCCCAGCCTGGCCCTGTTGGCCCTGGCCGTACCGATCCTGGCCGGTTTAGGTGTCCTGATCGGCCGCGACCTGCCAACCCTGGGCTTTCTGCCCGCTCTGGGCGCGCTGACGTTGTATGGCCTGCTGCCGGTGCTGCGCAACACCGTCACCGGTTTGGGGGGAGTAGACCCACAAATCGTCGAATCGGCCCGCGGTCTGGGCATGACCGACGCGGCCATTCTCCGCGCGGTGCAACTGCCCCTGGCCGCGCCGGTGATCCTCGCCGGAGCCCGCACCGCGACCGTCCAGGTGGTTGGAGCTGCTACGTTGGCCACCCCGGTGGGCCAACGCTGCCTAGGCGACCTGATCTTTCGCGGCCTGCAGCTGCGCGACCCCGCGTTGGTGGTGGCCGGTTGTTTGGCCGCCGCCGCCCTCGCCCTCATCCTCGACGCGGTCCTCGGTGGTATCGAACGGGCCGCCGCCTCCCGACGACCCAGCTCCACCCGCCTGGCTCTGATTGCCTTGGCGACGCTGACCCTGCTCGGACTGGCCGCGCCTGACCTGCTTCGGGCCGCCCAAGCCACCTCCGCCGAGCCTGATCCCGCCGCCGATCGTCCTGTCCTGACCATCGGAGCCAAAAATTTCACCGAGCAATACATCCTCGCCCGTGTCATCGAAGATACTCTGGAACAGGCCGGCACCCGCGTCGAACGCGCCGAGGGATTGGGTTCGACCGTGTTGTTCGACGGCTTGGCCAGCGGCGCGATCGACGTGGCGGTCGACTACTCGGGCACCCTCTGGGTCAACATCCTCAAACGCGACGATCGGCCCGGTCGCCGCGAGGTCATCGACATCCTCGCCCGCGAGCTTCCCACACGTTACGGCGTGACCGTGATCGGCCCGCTCGGCTTCGAGAACGCCTACGCCTTGGCGATGCGCCGTCAACAGGCTCAACGCCTCGGCGTCGCCTCGATCGCCGACCTCACCCGTCACGCCCCTGACCTGATCTTCGGATCGGATTACGAATTCCTGGGCCGTCCCGAATGGCAGGCCGTGCGCGACCACTACCACCTGCGTTTCAAGGATCGCCGCACCTTCGAGCCCACTTTCCTCTACGACGCCGCCCGCCGGGGCGAGGCCGACGTGATCTCCGCCTTCACCACCGACGGCCGGATCGACGCCTTCGACCTGGTGACCCTGGAGGACCCCCGCCAAGCGATCCCTCCTTACGACGCCCTGCTTCTGGTTTCCCGGCGGGTGGCCAACCGTCCCGAGTGGGTCGAGGCGCTGCGACGCCTGGTCAATACAATCCCGGTGGAGGCGATGCGGCGGGCCAACGCCCAGGTCGATCGCGCCGGCTCCCAAACCGCCCAAGCCATCGCGTCGGCCGCCCGCGACCTGAGACCACACGCGACTCCGCCGCCGCCCGCTTCAAGCAATCCGCCGCCCGGACCCGGCGTAAGTCATTGA